The Lycium ferocissimum isolate CSIRO_LF1 chromosome 1, AGI_CSIRO_Lferr_CH_V1, whole genome shotgun sequence genome includes a region encoding these proteins:
- the LOC132064434 gene encoding uncharacterized protein LOC132064434 produces MFRNTARPKALFTLWLQVQNRLLTVDRLLKWGLSVDPLCVLCTVENENRDHLFLHSIFTQNLWRRLMIWLRLKWSDRGNWELHMKEVFTRTKGKTTQACLLRLLYTEYVNAVWRERNTRVIEKHQQTEETIARDIACTCNFRATPTVSLLLRKCLF; encoded by the coding sequence ATGTTCAGGAACACAGCCAGGCCTAAAGCTCTCTTCACTTTATGGTTACAGGTGCAAAACAGGCTTCTGACGGTGGATAGGTTGTTGAAATGGGGCTTATCAGTTGATCCATTATGTGTGTTGTGTACAGTTGAGAATGAGAATAGAGATCACTTATTTCTTCACAGCATATTTACTCAAAATCTATGGAGAAGATTAATGATCTGGCTACGATTAAAATGGTCAGATAGAGGGAACTGGGAGCTACACATGAAGGAGGTTTTTACTAGAACTAAAGGCAAGACAACTCAAGCATGCTTGTTGAGACTGCTTTATACAGAGTATGTCAATGCAGTTTGGAGGGAGAGGAACACGAGAGTAATTGAAAAGCACCAACAAACAGAGGAAACAATTGCAAGGGACATTGCATGTACCTGCAATTTTCGAGCTACTCCAACAGTTAGTCTATTGCTTAGAAAATGCTTATTTTGA
- the LOC132064451 gene encoding uncharacterized protein LOC132064451 — MGRVTKIDRKLRRYLFEIGYHKWTRIHATVKRTWTQTSNIAESINNATKNARELPVAKLLDFMRELVERWNATHNEEAKNTFTILLKSIKKLSTRMGYYHTVRASTEFLHTVIDGVKRFTVCLRARTCTCGRFQRMRYLAGACYGCYSV; from the exons ATGGGAAGGGTGACCAAAATAGATAGGAAGCTGAGGAGATACTTGTTTGAGATTGGTTATCATAAATGGACACGGATACATGCAACAGTAAAAAGAACATGGACACAGACTTCAAACATAGCTGAATCTATAAACAATGCTACGAAGAATGCTAGGGAATTGCCGGTGGCAAAATTATTGGATTTCATGAGGGAACTGGTTGAAAGATGGAATGCGACGCACAATGAAGAAGCAAAGAATACATTCACGATCTTACTAAAAAGTATCAAGAAATTATCAACAAGAATGGGGTATTATCACACC GTACGAGCTTCCACTGAATTTCTACATACAGTGATTGATGGTGTTAAGAGGTTCACAGTGTGTCTTCGAGCTAGGACGTGTACTTGTGGAAGATTTCAACGGATGAGATACCTTGCGGGCGCATGCTATGGCTGCTATAGTGTATAG
- the LOC132054453 gene encoding uncharacterized protein LOC132054453, whose amino-acid sequence MGILEKITEALHNNEEETVELRRKILKLILDDLKLSNNCLKECLSEELQSNWKALSVARKGFAETVKLREEKLNDQEKMVERVWEEVEFERKQIEEKLMGINVKEKELNKIQRWVYQETHAIDLKDQELAKKIEEFHVKEDALELKDQELLEKMEDFHVKEVNLMSMKENLEVKEMGWESVKKGLVIKGSKLDNGKKELRVDENDLDFVKKELKENENKLVFVKKDVTVQESKLDSVKKELRVDENKLDCVKKELKESENKLESVKKDVTVEVSKLDSVKKEVGVNESKMEILNEELREKENDLEAVNKALAVKENRLDCVKKLLRAKEGILEMLREKEKKLDYVKRDLNENEYKLESMKKDLTVEESKVDSVKKEVGVNESKLQILKKEVREKENNLEYVNNVLAVKENRLDGVNNVLREKESSLYYLEEEFRETQKGLDYVKKDLNENVNNLEAVNQALAVRESRLEILKRELTEKENNLEAVNKALAVKENRLDGVKKALKVQQSNLDYLKKELRVKEKTIDYLKKELREKETNLDSMKKELAVKENMLDTMKKELTLNESNLDVVMKELKEKGKNLDVVKTELRERENELESVKKEFKAEVDNLNALRKQVESEEEILSSTKKKHEHKEKFQDAMKKKLELQEEHLKSFSERLHLRERELDYTQEAYKQRFEELHSKERKLGSAEEVTGKSYEGFQSEKRKFLVEQGLFEQRMKDVILREERIKNILEELESREKHFEDRSKELREKEKQLNDISNAHLKTELNEDVAVDRVNTIVGNSAVTKFIVIMDGKSLQIFLNEHEKELDLMSDDVFEALQMSPDPAKLVLDAMEGFYPPHLRKGETEFEASVARRSCILLLEQLIRVSPEIRDFERGVARKIARDWKVKIEATKGNQDEILGFLYLLAAYNLVSSFGAHELIILLEIVAKHDKFAELCRSLGFVQNLLMKQQHLEAIRYAYAFELVDQFPPTAILKDYLECVERNFVDVYKKETCSIEEKIEAIERRVASVRAVIRCILHYKLQSQYPVEELEERIELLTRQKEDQAALSVICDAKKPEQANVNQMGSSNPSFLTGTKAPACTLGHSNAMAIILMNMRGKNLQNFLNKHLKEHKLLRSEVFSAILMSLDSGMLVLEALEGFYAPEHQKEEIGFHRDIIRRSCILLLEQLMELSPGIKPEAKLEASKLAFAWKAKMMAEMENHLAILGFLLLVGCYRLTSAFDKDELESLYHKVAQHVNTSEICHVLGISNNTSRTDDYPSVEESKRHKAQGCTDKSICNNMDMKGEGQDVICNCASSLHRTSNPALLVLDALRSCHPVKLVRFENFPSVMRSFSDLLDQLREVSPDIEHHVKMEAIVFAVDWYSKLNVPQLNPTEITAFLQLLAIYRITDSFHSDGLLALLEKVQPTERIVTLVKILGLTDKIRYFVQNLRNKKQWLVAFKYVYAFELFDLVSPVSLLKDYVRHSEQIAEQKLHAGNSSHQSQMKAINFEMNALRITVKQIVDHGLQSEYSPSYLQERIEKLLYQLSNLRQSNSNRDFTAMFQQVRTNKDTCGSAPLAQVQKELTKKRSAPAGGTDVIHRAEQKQNFKRHCHLSMRS is encoded by the exons ATGGGTATACTTGAAAAAATAACTGAAGCGTTGCATAACAATGAGGAGGAAACAGTAGAGTTAAGGCGAAAAATACTGAAGTTAATTTTGGATGACTTAAAATTGTCCAACAACTGTTTGAAAGAATGCTTGAGTGAAGAGTTGCAATCAAATTGGAAGGCTTTGAGTGTTGCAAGAAAAGGGTTTGCTGAGACTGTAAAGTTAAGGGAAGAGAAGTTAAATGATCAAGAAAAGATGGTGGAAAGGGTTTGGGAAGAGGTTGAATTTGAGAGGAAACAAATAGAGGAAAAGTTAATGGGGATTAATGTGAAAGAAAAAGAGTTGAATAAGATACAGAGATGGGTTTATCAAGAAACACATGCTATTGACTTGAAAGATCAAGAATTGGCTAAAAAGATTGAAGAATTTCATGTTAAGGAAGATGCCCTTGAGTTGAAAGATCAAGAATTGCTTGAAAAAATGGAAGATTTTCATGTAAAGGAAGTTAATTTGATGAGCATGAAGGAGAATCTTGAAGTTAAGGAAATGGGGTGGGAATCTGTGAAGAAAGGGCTTGTTATAAAGGGGAGTAAGTTGGATAATGGGAAGAAAGAACTAAGGGTGGATGAGAATGACTTGGATTTTGTGAAAAAAGAACTGAaggagaatgaaaataagttgGTATTTGTGAAGAAGGATGTCACTGTTCAAGAAAGTAAGTTGGATAGTGTGAAGAAAGAATTAAGGGTGGATGAGAATAAGTTGGATTGTGTGAAAAAAGAACTAAAGGAGAGTGAAAATAAGTTGGAATCTGTGAAGAAGGATGTCACTGTTGAGGTAAGTAAGTTGGATAGTGTGAAGAAAGAAGTTGGAGTAAACGAAAGTAAAATGGAGATTTTGAATGAAGAACttagagaaaaggaaaatgacTTGGAAGCTGTGAACAAGGCACTTGCTGTTAAGGAAAATAGGCTGGATTGTGTGAAGAAATTGTTAAGAGCGAAAGAAGGTATCTTAGAGATGCttagagaaaaggaaaagaaattggaTTATGTGAAAAGGGATTTAAACGAGAATGAATATAAGTTGGAGTCTATGAAGAAGGATCTCACTGTTGAGGAAAGTAAGGTGGATAGTGTGAAGAAAGAAGTTGGAGTAAATGAAAGTAAATTgcagattttgaagaaagaagttagagaaaaggaaaataacttGGAATATGTGAATAACGTACTTGCTGTTAAGGAGAACAGGTTGGATGGTGTGAATAACGTGTTAAGAGAGAAGGAAAGTAGCTTATATTATTTGGAGGAGGAATTTAGAGAAACACAAAAAGGTTTGGATTATGTGAAAAAGGATTTAAACGAGAATGTAAATAACCTGGAAGCTGTAAACCAGGCACTTGCTGTTAGGGAAAGTAGGTTGGAGATCTTGAAGAGAGAACTtacagaaaaggaaaataaccTGGAAGCTGTGAATAAGGCACTTGCTGTTAAGGAAAATAGGTTGGATGGTGTGAAGAAAGCATTAAAAGTGCAGCAAAGTAACTTAGATTATCTGAAGAAGGAACTTAGGGTAAAGGAAAAAACAATAgattatttgaaaaaagaacTAAGGGAGAAGGAAACTAACTTAGATTCTATGAAGAAGGAACTTGCTGTTAAGGAAAACATGTTGGATACTATGAAGAAAGAACTGACACTGAATGAAAGTAACTTAGATGTTGTGATGAAGGAGcttaaagaaaagggaaaaaacttGGATGTTGTCAAAACGGAGCTGAGGGAGAGGGAGAATGAATTGGAGTCAGTGAAAAAGGAATTCAAAGCTGAAGTAGATAACTTGAATGCTCTTAGAAAGCAAGTTGAATCTGAGGAGGAGATCCTGTCCTCAACGAAGAAGAAACATGAGCACAAGGAGAAGTTTCAGGATGCAATGAAGAAGAAACTTGAACTCCAGGAGGAACACTTGAAATCATTCAGTGAGAGGCTCCATTTAAGGGAGAGAGAGCTTGATTATACTCAAGAAGCATATAAGCAGCGTTTTGAAGAACTTCATTCAAAGGAGAGGAAACTTGGTTCAGCAGAGGAAGTTACGGGAAAAAGCTATGAGGGCTTTCAATCAGAAAAGAGAAAATTCCTGGTAGAGCAAGGACTCTTTGAGCAACGCATGAAAGATGTTATACTTAGAGAGGAGAGGATTAAGAATATATTAGAAGAGCTTGAATCAAGAGAGAAACATTTTGAGGATCGGTCTAAAGAGCTCAGAGAGAAAGAGAAGCAGTTGAATGATATTTCTAATGCGCACTTAAAGACAGAACTTAATGAAGATGTAGCTGTTGACAGGGTCAATACTATTGTTGGTAATTCTGCTGTTACAAAATTTATTGTCATAATGGATGGGAAGAGTTTACAGATATTCTTAAACGAGCATGAGAAAGAGCTGGATTTGATGTCTGATGACGTTTTTGAAGCTCTTCAGATGTCTCCTGACCCTGCAAAATTGGTGCTTGATGCAATGGAAGGGTTTTATCCTCCCCATTTGAGAAAGGGAGAAACAGAGTTCGAGGCTAGTGTTGCCCGACGGAGCTGCATTCTTCTGTTGGAGCAGTTAATTAGGGTTTCACCAGAGATTCGGGATTTTGAGAGGGGAGTAGCAAGAAAGATTGCAAGGgattggaaagttaaaattgaGGCTACAAAAGGGAACCAAGACGAGATCTTGGGTTTCTTGTATCTTTTGGCTGCGTACAATTTGGTTTCTTCCTTTGGTGCACATGAGCTTATTATCCTTCTGGAGATTGTTGCTAAGCATGACAAATTCGCAGAATTGTGTCGCTCTCTTG GTTTTGTCCAGAATCTTCTAATGAAGCAGCAACATCTTGAAGCTATTAGATATGCTTATGCTTTTGAACTTGTGGACCAGTTCCCACCCACAGCCATTCTGAAAGATTACTTGGAATGTGTTGAACGTAATTTTGTGGATGTCTACAAGAAAGAGACCTGCTCAATCGAAGAAAAG ATTGAAGCCATTGAACGAAGGGTTGCTTCTGTTAGAGCTGTTATCAGATGTATCCTGCATTACAAGCTTCAGTCTCAATATCCGGTAGAAGAACTTGAAGAGCGGATAGAATTGCTTACAAGGCAGAAGGAAGATCAAGCTGCATTATCTGTCATTTGTGATGCTAAAAAGCCAGAGCAAGCTAATGTGAATCAGATGGGATCTAGTAATCCATCTTTTCTCACCGGCACCAAGGCCCCCGCTTGCACTTTAGGTCATTCCAATGCTATGGCAATTATCCTTATGAACATGAGGGGAAAGAATTTGCAGAATTTTTTGAACAAGCATTTGAAGGAGCATAAGTTGTTGCGCAGTGAAGTCTTTAGTGCTATTCTAATGTCACTGGACTCGGGTATGCTTGTGTTGGAAGCACTGGAAGGGTTTTATGCTCCCGAGCATCAGAAAGAAGAGATTGGATTTCATCGTGATATTATCAGGCGGAGTTGCATCCTTTTATTAGAACAATTGATGGAACTTTCACCGGGGATTAAACCAGAGGCTAAATTAGAAGCAAGCAAGCTTGCATTTGCCTGGAAAGCAAAGATGATGGCTGAaatggaaaaccatttggcaatCTTGGGTTTTCTGCTTCTTGTAGGTTGCTATAGATTGACATCTGCCTTTGATAAAGATGAACTTGAGAGTTTGTATCACAAGGTAGCACAGCATGTGAATACATCTGAAATCTGTCATGTCCTTGGTATTTCAAATAACACTTCAA GAACTGATGATTATCCTTCAGTAGAAGAATCCAAGAGACATAAGGCTCAAGGCTGTACAGATAAATCTATTTGCAACAACATGGATATGAAAGGAGAAGGACAAGATGTAATCTGCAATTGTGCGTCAAGTTTACATCGTACATCAAATCCTGCTTTGCTTGTATTGGATGCTCTTCGGAGCTGTCATCCCGTAAAATTAGTGAGGTTTGAAAACTTCCCATCAGTTATGAGGAGTTTCTCTGATCTGTTGGACCAGCTGAGAGAAGTTTCTCCAGATATTGAACATCATGTTAAAATGGAGGCTATTGTATTCGCAGTAGACTGGTATTCTAAATTGAATGTGCCCCAACTAAATCCTACTGAGATCACGGCATTTTTGCAGCTTTTAGCTATTTATAGAATAACAGACTCTTTCCATTCAGATGGACTTTTAGCTCTCCTGGAGAAAGTTCAGCCAACTGAAAGGATTGTTACTTTGGTCAAAATCCTTGGGCTGACAGATAAGATCCGAT ACTTTGTCCAAAATCTTAGAAATAAAAAGCAGTGGCTAGTGGCATTCAAATATGTCTATGCGTTTGAGCTTTTTGACTTGGTTTCACCAGTGTCGCTCCTGAAGGATTATGTAAGGCACTCAGAACAGATTGCCGAGCAAAAACTCCATGCTGGAAATAGTTCTCATCAATCCCAA ATGAAGGCTATAAACTTTGAAATGAATGCACTAAGAATTACAGTTAAACAGATTGTGGATCATGGTCTTCAGTCGGAATATTCAccttcctatcttcaagaacgGATAGAAAAGCTTCTATATCAGCTGTCAAACTTGAGGCAATCAAACTCAAATCGGGACTTTACTGCTATGTTCCAACAAGTTAGAACAAATAAAGATACTTGTGGATCTGCTCCACTTGCTCAAGTGCAAAAAGAGCTCACGAAGAAACGTTCTGCCCCAGCTGGTGGCACTGACGTTATCCACAGGGCTGAACAAAAACAGAATTTTAAGCGCCATTGTCATTTATCCATGAGGAGTTGA